The DNA segment GCTTACTATGTCCATAATGTAAACGGAAACTGGATCGGCGGTGTGATCGGCGGCAATAGGTGCTGGGTATTTAAATCAATTGATCTGGCCGTCTCTCCCGACCAACTTTTGCATTTCAGCTATTCCGTCGGAGAATGCGAACTGGGTTCGGTGTTTGTTTCTTATGACGGCCAGCGGATTGTTTATGATTTTCCGACCAATTTCAGGGTCGGTTCTTCGATGAACCTTGATGGCGCCGGTACGCCCTATATCGGTTTTTTTCTCGGGAATGATACCCAATTGAATATCGCCACCATCACGGACGGCCATGTCTACACGGGGATCATCGATGACAGCCTGGGGCCATACAGAAAACCATCCCTGGCGGTCGACTCGGAAGGATACATCCACGTGGCTTATACTTTTCTCGCCGATCTTCGGTATGCGACCAACAGACCCTGATAAATCGGTTCGAAATCGCCTAATATGAGTCGCGAGGTTTGGTAACGCGAGGTCGGCATCGTAATCGACGGTGCGAACGCGGCCTGGGGTGATTTCGATCGCGCTCATTCGCCGTGGAGTCATTCCATGCAAACATTCATCGCTTTGTTGCGGGCGATCAACGTCGGCGGCACCGGCAAATTGCCGATGGCCGACTTGGTGAGGATTTGCGAAACCGCCGGGTTCTCGGACGTAAAAACGTACATTCAAAGCGGCAATGTCGTGTTCAAAAGCGACTTGGAAGCGGGTGCGATCCAAGCGTTGATCGAAGACGCACTGGCGAAAAAGGTCGGCAAGCCGGTCGGCGTGCAGATTCGCCGCGCGGCGGATTTCGATCGACTGCTGGCCGAAAATCCATTTAAAAAGGCGCCGCCGAACCAGGTGATTGTCATGTTCTTCGACGAACCGCCGCCAAAAGACGCGTTGGCCGAGATCCGGTCGCCCGGCGGTGAGGAACTGCAACTCCGCGGCCGCGAACTTTATATCCACTATCCGAACGGGCAGGGCCGATCGAAGCTGAAAATACCGTTCGCCGCCGCCGCCACCGGACGGAAT comes from the Myxococcales bacterium genome and includes:
- a CDS encoding DUF1697 domain-containing protein, whose amino-acid sequence is MQTFIALLRAINVGGTGKLPMADLVRICETAGFSDVKTYIQSGNVVFKSDLEAGAIQALIEDALAKKVGKPVGVQIRRAADFDRLLAENPFKKAPPNQVIVMFFDEPPPKDALAEIRSPGGEELQLRGRELYIHYPNGQGRSKLKIPFAAAATGRNINTVAKLAAMARELSK